cACCCTGGGAACAACCCAATGGAGCACTAACTCATCCTGTGCTGTTCTCATTGCCGTCACTGTCCTTGAGCCCAtgatcgcagccactgtgtcacaccTTCTCACTGatgactttcttctttttctcagaCCCTCTCCCCTAAcacgcatgatgtcctgctctagGATCTGGCCccacttgataacatgtccaaagtacatgacataaaatctcaccatcctccctactaaggaacattctggcttttcttcttccaagacaagtgtgtttgttcttctggcagcctatggGATATTGAATATTCTctgtcaacaccaaatttcaatGGCATCAGCTCTTTCTTGGCTTTCCTTAACTACTGTCTGGTTTGTGCGTGCGTATGAGATGGTTGAAAATGTAAAGCCTAGGTCAAGCGTCCTTCAGTCTCAAGGGGATATCTTTGCTTTATAACTCTGTACAGAGGTCttctgcagatttgcccaataaaatatgttgttttatttcttgagTGATGATCGGTTCCCtcctaaggatttttgttttctcagcATTGAGGTGGGATCCATACTgcagatcttcatcagcaaacacTTTCCATGGTTCACTTTCAGTGGGCAagcctgtgtcatctgcatatagcaggctgtgtgctagtctgggtactttagagaaacacatccacagaaactcatgtacaagagagagtgttatataaaggttaagtgcacatcaagaaaacatcccaacccagtgctgcccaagcccacaagtccaacgtgtccaacaccaatccacaaagtcctcttccttctcacaaaacacatgcaatgatgccgactacaggaggaaaaccgagtcagtgatcttgtaaacatctcagtggtggcaggggtctccacacagctgctccagcacccagggctgtatcagggtaggtccatgcggcttctcctcagggatgtcttgcaggaagtaagccttgccagcagaagcagggaactggctgagaaagccgcaccctggtctgaccatcagagagcaagagacctgagaactagaaaggcgaggctcactcagtcatttatctctccgcccttcaattaaccccacatgtgtttatcggccaggttggcacaataaactaactacctcagtgagtCTTCATCCAACCCTATTGCCACGTGCTTCTTCCTATAAACCCGCTTCTTGGATGATtggctcagcatccagattgaataagattggtgaaaggctacaacccAGATACGCTATGCTATAGTACCATAAGTCCAACAACCAAGGCAAGCTCGTTAATCTTGTACTTAACACATTCTGATGCCGCATGGGAATTGCACCTGTACCTTCTTTGCTTCTACTACTGAAAACTGTGTGCTCAAAGTCATATTTCTCATCCGTTTTTATGCCATCTACACTCAGCAGCACTGGTTCACACAGCCTGTCTTGGCCCCTGCAGTCTCTCCAGTCCCAGAGCAGTCATTTTAACCTGCTGAATGGCGTCTTCAGGGTAGCTAAGAAAGGGGCATGGCTAGGAGAAACCGCCCAGCACCGCCATGTGGAGCATGCACCTCAGCGAGTGACACGCCAGGTACAGTGGCTGCGTGGTCAGAGGGACGGTGgtcagaaagaaaatgtgttctcAGCCATCATTCAGCCGGAAGAGCTGTCTGCTCCATGCCCAACCTGGTTCTCCAACTGGGGCTCTCTCCTGATCTAAGTGCCTCCAGCACTCCCAGATGGGAAGCTCTCTCAGAAACTCGTGATTGCTTGGTGCTGGGGACCGGCACAAGCCATGCTGTgtaatggggggcggggggttctCTGTCCTCCTCCAGAGGAAGCAAAGCAGATGGTTTCGTGATGGTTTCGCTTAACTCACCGCTTAGCTTTCCTTGCAGAGCCTGATATTTTGTCCAAAATCCAAACTGCACATGCACAGAGGAGAGATCGCAAAGATTATTAAAGAGTGCCAAGAAGAAAGCTTCTGGAAGAGAGGTAATTGCGTCCCTCTtagtctttggacatgttggatTTGCCCCAGGGCCCTGCGGTGACACAaagggttaagcacttgactactagcCAGAAGGTGCGACCCCACCCAAAGGTGCCTCCTCAAGGTCACAGAAATTGATGACCCCGTGGCACACAGTCCTCCTCTGACACGTGTGGGGCCGCACATGTGGTTGGCATGTGTAGCAAACCACTCGTTGGCAATGAATTTGCCATTCGCAATGTATTGGCTGTCATAAATGTCATAAGTAATGACTTATGTTTGAGCAGGGACTTTGAATAAATCCCTCATTGGTATTGGGCGCTAAATGTTTAAATCCATTTAAATGTTTAATCTCCACGCTTAAATCCATCTTGAGACCCTTTTCTTAGGGTAGAGATCGTAATCAATTTAGGGGCACTCCATCTCGCTTTCCCAAAAGTGATGCCTGgtgaatgttttattttgttttccttaatgTGACCAAGAAAGTGGACCAAGAGTGATATTAAGAATAGCTTGTCTGCTGAAGAGCAGGCCTTCTTGAATGCCACTCAGCTCTAAGCTTCAGAGAATTCAGGAGCAGTGGATGCCAAGTTCCCTGCTTTATCGCGGAGCTTAGCACGGAGCCTCCCACATGGAAGAGATGCAGTAAATGGTTGCTGAGGGAATGATCAGTGGCGCTAGCGCCCTCAGACTTCTCGTAACATTGTTTGGCCATAGCCTGGCAAGCTGAGTTGCTTTCTGCCCCGGGGCCTGCCTTACATAAGACCAGGGTGCACCCAGGTGACttccaattttaaaaattcatgattCATCACTTGAAAATGTCGTGGGAGAGTCCATGGAGACGCCTCCAATAATTGACACCATTGTCGACTCAGGGCTAATTTGTCCTGGGACATGTTCATTCTGGTTTTAAAATCATTCTCTTTCCACGATTTGGAGCCATCCCACTCCCTGGAAGCTGCTGGTCATTGGGCATTGCTACGATGACTGCTTGTGTTTTGAGACATCAGGTGTTTTCTGACAGTCTAAGCCAGTCATTTCATTGCACCCCAGTAGATGAACCTCAGTCTGACCGGTGTGTCTGCCCTCAGGTAGCAGACTGCAGACTCGGTGGGTGTTGTTGGATTTGTTTGGGCGGGTAGCAAAAGCTAGATGTTTATCACCGCTCCCTGCTTTTGAAAGAAGACAGCTGACAGATTTTGAACAGAACGAGAGTCTTTTCTTTCGTTTCCTTTTCCAGGCTAAAATACTTACTTTAAAAAGTATAACTAAATATCACTTGTGTTTAACATGAATGTAATCATCTTGCAATCTTTAGAAAAGAGGCTAACCCAAAATGTGGGACAAAGTATTGtgaaagattaaaaatagatACTCAAgagaacaataaaataaataaaaataatttttaaagggagCTCTTCTAGATTCAAGCGAATTCTAAAGACATGATAGTGAAGTGTAATGTAaggggtgcttcaaaaagttgatggaataaaaaaaagggggggaaaagttcatagaataattttttttcatgctatttttctatgaacattttgaagccccctcatacctGATCCTTACTTTCCTAGGTAGAAGGGAAAAAAACattaaaggatccctggtggcatagtggattacacattgaaCTGTGAACCatgaggtctgtagttcaaaaccagcgactgatccatgggagaaaaatgaggctttctattcccataatgagttacagtctcagaaacccccagggcacTGCTCTCCTGTCCTTTACAGTTTCTAGGaaacaaaatcaacttgatggaaatgaGTTCAATTCGGTTCAGTTATGAAGAACATATTGAACCAATTGGGGAACTGTTAATGTAGATTATGTGTTAGTATCAGTCAACCAATATCCTTCTTCTTGAACATGCTAGTGAAGTTGTGGTTATAGGGGAATGGTCTTGCTCTTAGACGACACCTGCTGAATAGTGATGAAGAGCCACGATGTTCCCAAATTACAGCTGGCTCAGGAAACAAAAGGAAAGCAGGGAGAGATGAAGTGAATTTGGCAAACTCTTCACAATTGTTGAAGCTAAGCGACAAAGAATATACAGGAGTTGATTGTGCTGCTCTTTAATTCTTGTGTAGaactaaaaatttcaaaatatatagctAAGGGAAATTTCCAAGTTCAGAGAGAAAAGACGAGAACTAAGAGTGCATATACATGGGGATGCCCACATTGCCTGCAGCTACCTATGTCTGGTGCATGCTGGGTAGTCAGTGACTGGTGGGCAAAGACGGAGTGGAATCCCTGAGCAATGCAAACGGTTACCATGTTCAACTGCCAAGCACACGTTTGGCGGTTCCAGTCTGTGCCAAaattgcctctggaaaaaaaggcATGCCAATCTACATTCCCCCAAAATCCACCACTGAAAACTGTGTGGGGGCCCGTTCTGCCCTGGCACTgggccaggggggtgggggggaagggggttggaGCTGACGCCACAGGAACCGGTACGGATGGAGTAGCATGGAGTTGAGGTTTTGTTAGATCAATAACTGTCATGCTGAGTGCCCTGGATATGTCCCAAGACATTTCCCATATTTAGGACAGTGCTAAATAATTAAAATGGCAAATTAATAAACTCTCATTACtgagggaggaaagaggaaagcCCAGACCTACTGGGatggagtcacttccaactcatagcaagccgacAGGGCAGGGTGGAGCCGCCCCACAGGGTGTCCAAGAGTAGAAGACTTtgcaggtgcagacagcctcctctctccccaggggTCGGACCCTGgggtcagcagccaagtgcttaaccaactGCCCCACCAAGGATCCTTGGGAAAGAGGGAAAGTCCAGGATCATTGTCTGTGAATTCTAAGTGAGAGGCTCGCTTTTAAAAGATCACGATTGAAGGGCATTTTTGTTTTACAGCTCTGCCTTCTTCTCTTGTGAGCATGCTTGTCACTCAAGGACTGGTCCACAAAGGTAAGACTCTCTACTCTTTGAGTCTTTTGATTTATCATAGGCCAGCTGTCTGTGGAACCTCctggcaatttttttttttttttttggtgctgggcatttctttctctcttttatggTGAAGGATTTATTTAACGTTGCCTGTTTTCACCCTAAGTGCCTTGTCATAAGTAGCAAAGTGGCCCCCCGAAATATGCTCGTCTCAGATCTGTGAAAATATTAGATTACAAGACAAAAGGGAGTTAAGATTGCTAATCAGCTGACTGTAAAAGGAGGAGATCATCCTACATTATTCCAGATCCTTAAAAGTGGAAGACATGGTAGGGGGACAAGGACTAAGCCCAACATTGTTGGCTTGGAAGACAAAAGAATGAGGCCCAAAGCCAAGGACTGTGGGTGGCCTCTCCACTTCCAACCTACTGCCAttcagttgaatctgactcattgAGGCCCTATATCGTTCCAAGACTATggatctttacaggaccagacagcctcatctttctcccttggagtggctgctggctttgaatcACCGACTTTGAgcttaacagcccaacacttagcctaCAATGTCACCAGTGGTTTGTATGTGCCTCTAATGACTGGAAAGAGCAGGGAGAATTCTCCCTTAGATTCTGCAGAAAGGAATGCACCTCAGCCGACACCTTGGTTTTAGCCCAGTGAGACCCATTTTCACTTCTGACCTCCATGCCTGTAAGATAACCAATGGGTGTTCTTGTAAGCCACCGtctagtggtgtgtgtgtgaaatggtgGGCTgctaccaactgcaaggtcactgGGACACACTAACCAACCACTCCATAGCTGTCTGCTTCTGGACAGACTGCCTCTGAAACCTGATGGAGAGGTTCgacactgtcctacaggatcactgtgaatcagaatggacttgacctcAGTGGGTGAAATGGTGGAAGTTTGTGATAATTTGTTACAGCAACTATCAGAATCTTATACAGTACCTTTCTCTGCAGAGATCTGTGTCTTCCAGGCCCTCTCATTATGGTTGGGCAGATTGTCCACTGTGACAGGGAGCTCTGAGGAGTAGGCAAGTGGGTGTAAAATGCTGCCCATGGCCTGTCCAGGCCAAGAGGCAGCCTCTACCTGAGGAAGGGCAGCTCTCTAGTCCACGTTGTTACATCTGTGTCTATGACTACCGCAGCCACTTTGTATCCCTCCACACAGAACTCTCTCCGCCTCACAATGTTTTCTTCACCCCATACCTGTATCCATCCTTCTCCCGGCTACTCCCTGGCCTACAAGCATTACTTAGTCCCCAGGTAATAATAATGCACCTGACTTGGTTTAAGCCAGTGCTACTGATTTCCAGGACTTAAAAAACACAACAGGAAAACATACCCGGTAAACATGAGGGAAGGTTTTCTCCATCAGTCTCAAAGACTGAGTGCCTCATGTGTCTTGGATCAACGTTACACTTGTTTGTAAAAAATCATTTCCTTCTCTGAGTGAGGGGGAGCgcagaatggaaacccaaagcccatctgtagacaactgaacttcccttacaaaagggtcacaaggaagagacgagccaatcagggtgcaatatagcaccaatgaaacatgcaacttccctctagttctttaatacttcctacccaccactatcatgaccccaattctaccttacgaatccagctagactagagcatgtacacaggtacagataagagctggaaacacagggaatccaggacagataaactccttaggaccaatattgagagtagcgataccaggatggaaatgggaaagggggtggggggagaaagagagaactgatcacaatgatcagtgtATAATCacctcccccagggggacaaaccacagaaatgtaggtgaagggagagagcggtcagtgtaagacatgaaaacaaaaataatttataaattatcaagcggtcatgaaggagggaggggaaaaataagctgataacaagggctcaagtaaaaagaaaatgatttgaaaatgatgttggcaacatgtgtacatatgtgcttgacataaagatggatgtatggattgtgataagagctgtaagagccccaacaaaatgatttttaaaaattatttccttttcctAACGTTAAGCTATTTTATAGAAATATATGTATCCATCAATAACAAGCCTTTATCAGACTAATTCAATACAGAAATAAAATGGCAAGGAGATCCATAGGGATTAGGTTTTCTAATGGTGGCCTGCTGAGGATCCACTATTGCATCTTGCCTCTGTGAGCATGTTTGTCCAGGGGCTGTGTTTTAGACGTCTGAGACTGCGGTAACAAATGAGCTCAAAtgcagtggcttaaaacaacgtGTATTTATTGTGTAGAGCATCTGGAGGTTGAACGTCAGAAACGGGTCTCACTGGAATAAAGTCCATGTGTCAGCAGGGCTACACTCCTTTCTGGAAGCGCTAACGAAGAAGGATCCCTTGCACTGGCCTTTCGACCTTCTATCGGCTGCTGGCACTGCTTGATTGCTGGCCCCCTTTCATGCTCAAAGCCGGTGATGATGATTGGGTTCTGCCGTGGCATGACTCTGACCTCCTCCGCTATCTTCTTTCACGGTTAAGGACACTTGGGGTGACATTGAGTCTCAGGGATGCGAATGTTCTTGTGCTCCatggctaactgaaaagttggataTCTGAACCTGCCAGAACCATTCTGCATGAAAGACCTGGAGGATCAGCCATTGAGAACCCTGCGGAGCCCAGTGTGACTCTGACACACGCGGGGTGCCCTAAGTCTAAGTGGGCTGACTAGGGAGGAAGTTGGCCCCACCAGGGACAGAGACTATTCTTCCTATTTTAAGTCCGCTGATGACCAACCTTTATTCCACCTGTTCATTTAATCCCCATTGCGCCAGCTTCTGAGAATTAGGTCATCGACATCTTTGGGGAGTGAGGCATTGTTCTGACTACCACAAATGACGATGGATGGTGTCATTGAGAATTTTCAAATTTCATTTAcaattgtgatatatatatagcaacttgtatatacacacacaaaggggCTCCAAAAGGTCCGTGGGGAAATGGGAAGAGATTAGCAAGGACTGGGTGCTTTGAGCTCAGTTGTTGGCACCACCTTGGTTATCTTTAAATCGGCCTGGAATTGTCTTTtgtagctctctctctacagattAAAGTTCATATGTACGTACTATTTGCCTGTAATAGTTGTGTGAGCCAAGAATGGAAtccataaatttttaaaaatcatctcattGGATCAAGAGTCTATGTACACATTAAAATTTTTATCTTAAATTTTTGGAGGTTTCTTTATAAATGTAAACGTATTAGAAAATGAAATAATTGTGTATTTATACCTTACTCTCTAGGTTATTTAGCATCTAATCCAAGATTTGGATCATTGCCTAAACTTGCACGTAAGTCATagacatgaaagaaaaataaagatattGGAAGAAGGAGATGATCATAGAAATTGGAGACATGACCGCCCCAACTAACTGGACTGCCTGTGTGGACGCTGAAAATTCTGTGTCCATTGATTTCCTCACCTTGTACTTCTTATGTGATTAACGTTTTCTGATACCAAATTCAAAGCAGTGACTTGGCCATAGACTATTCTAAGTAGGAGCTAGCAGGGCAGATAATTAGCTTGTGGATGATATATCCATTagtgattttaattttcttcttttggcCTGTCTGTTAGAAAGATGTTGTACAGTAGACATAGAGCATGGGTCATTGTGAAAATCAGCAACTTTCTATACATTTCCTATAAACttggggttttcctctttttccaatTGGGCCACGTGGTCCTTTATGTACAAAGAGAATGCAATCTAATTTCTTCCCAGTGGGAGCCACAGGGTAGAGATTTCCTCCATGTTATATGCTAAGAGGAGACTCTGAGTAATATAAACAGTTAACAGACGTGGCTCGAAACCAAAAGGTTAGAGCTTCAGGGTCACCTAGAGACCCCCTGAGAGCAagtcctggcagtctgcttccccagAAGGCACCCCTGTCCCCTGTGGAGTGCAGGGGTCCCTGTGCAGCCCAGGGCTGGTCAGACACACAAGGGcaccaagagttggaatcaattgggTGGAAAATCGGCAGGTACTCTAAGTAAGGGACCTCTCTCCCATGTGCCCTCTCTTCTTTGCAGTGCTCTGCTCCAAGTCCTTAGAGGAGATGACGGGGACCTCCAACCCACTGTCCAGGAGGCTGCTCAGAGCCATGACCCTGACCCCATCTCCCACCCCTCTCCTGATAGCCACAGTCTTTTGCCTGCCTGCTGGGCCACCATGGGCAGCACTTTTGCTGGTTACAgcctgacctcatcattctcagttcCAATCTGAGGAGATTGGAAATTCCTCGCTTGCCAGGCCTGCTTTATAATAGGGTGCCACGTCCTCGGTTTGTGTTCATTGATTCATCCTAATACTTTAAAATACCAGTTACTACTGTTAATTAAGAAACTTCTAGAAAAGGATTAATAGAGAAGATTCAGACCTTTAATTGACCTGTTTTTCCCAACCTACTTTGACAGTTGCTGGTATCTTGGGATTCGGGCTTGGAAAGGCCTCCTATATAGGAATATGCCAGAGTAAATTCCATTCTTTTGAAGATCAACTCCGTGGGGCTGGATTTGGTCCACAGCATAATAGGtttgtaatcttttttttaatttggagatTATAATTGAAGATAGTTATAAGAGTTTAAATGAAAGACTAGCCAgcatgaatgtatgaattgtgaaaagATCTATtaggacccccaataaaattatttaaaaggaaGACTATCCACCATTATgttcttaacattttaaaaaatcttcatgCTAAAGGAAACTCTACAATCCTCAAATATTGAGTTGTTGCCACCCAACTTCAATCGTTGTTATTTAATATTTGCCTTAATTATCTAACAACTTCATTTGCACATTAACTATTTTTTGTATTGCATACACTTTGTTTATTAACTTTATATGatggtttcttttttaatcatttaattgggagctcatacaactcttatcataatccatagatacatcaatgtgtaaagcacttttgtacattcattgccttcatcattctcaaaacatttgctcttcatttaagcccctggtatcagctcctcttttcccctctgcctcccccctccctcatgaacccttgataattgataaattactgttttgtcatatcttacactgtccgatgtctcccttcacccacttttctgttgtccatcctgaaaggaggaggttatatgtagatccctgtaattggttccccatttccactccacccttcctccaccctcctggtatcatcactctcagcactggtcctgaaggtatcatctgtcctggattccctgtgtttccagttcctatctgtaccagtgtacatcctctggtctagacacatttgtaaggtagaattgggatcatgatagtgggggagcgggagaagcatttaggaactagaggaaagttgtatgtttcatcattgctacactgcactctggctggctcatctccttcctgtgacccttctgtaaggggatgtccagttacctacagatgggctttgggcccccactctgcactctccttcaatcaaaatgatatgatttttttgttctttgatgcctgacaactgatcccttcggcatcttgtgctcacacaggctgatgtggttcttccatgtgggctttgttgcttctgagctagatggtcgcttgtttaccttcaagtctttaagaccctagatgctatatcttttggtagccgggccccatcaatttcttcactacatttgcgtatgcactcatttgtcttcagagatcatgtctggaaggtgagcatcatggaatgtcagtttgatagaacaaagtattcttgcattgagagagtacttgagtggaggcccaatgtccatctgctactttaatactaaacctataagtatatgcacataaatgtatttccccatcctcatatataaatatatttacatatgtgcatgcctttatttagacctctataagtgccctttgcctcctagctctttcctctatttcctttgactttcctcttgtctcactatcatgctcagccttcatttgggtttcagtaattcctctcagttacattacccttgatcacaacctaccagacctcctacaccctccttaccaccgatttggatcactttctgttccgttgtccctgggtttgttaacaccacttcctttccccccacctccctttctcccatgtctcaccccccccccaactgtcggtcccattgttttcgcctacagattgttcatccagcctatcttatttagacagacctgtggagataataacatgcacaaaaacaagacagagcaaaaccaagcaacaaaagaaaacaaagcaacaacaacaaaaagccaatgacaaaacacaacaacaaaagaaaagcttgcagttagttcaaggactatttgttggcctttaggagtgctttccagttgagtctgttggggagccaagccctggccccaaagtctatttttggtattccctggggacttcgttgctgtgttccccttgctgttctgttgcacatccttaatATTTTGCCTCagcgtggtgggatcagattgggcggaattctcacactgtgtctccaatgttatcCACCATAGAGCTATGGACACTAACTATTTAATGAATAGCATGTCTGGGTATTTTGAAAGTCGTTAAACAGACTTTTATGGACAGACATGACTTCAACCATCATGAGGCGATGTGAAATTCAAACATggttgttgtgggtttttttctttttaacagttttattggaactcTGTCTACATATCAGATAATGCAATAGTTCAGCCAtataagaagaattgtacaacctTTACCAAAATCAAATAAGCATGGTTCTTTACTGGTTGGGTTCTCCCTGGTGAACAGCTGCAGGGCATTAGCGGCATGCCCTCTGCTGGCAAAATGCAAATGTCTGGGTCAAAAACCTGCTAAAAAGTTAGCTAACTTGGATGGCCTTGGGACaggggtctttttttttaagcttctctctctctctttttttttttttaagtttctaatGTGTGCTCAGTGGTAATCAGAATAGTCTCCATGGGCTATTGATAAACAGCAAAAATAAAAGTGGTGTTAGCAAgctcaaggacaagggaacaacaagtgatccaaaatcagtgatgaggacggtgtaagaggcctgatagggcttgagcaagggtaatgtaaccgagaggaaatactgaaacccaaatgaaggctgagcatgagagtgggacaagaggaacgtaaaaggaaatagaggaaagaactgggaggtaaagggcatttgtagatggCTAAATAAagttatgtacatatgtaaatatacttatttatgatgatggggaaatagatctaagtgcatatatttatgggtttagtattaagatagcagatggacatcaagtactccctcaatgcaagaacattttgttctattaaactggcattccatgatgctcaccttccagacgtgatcgctgaagacaaaagggttcaCACGCAAATGTGCtcaagaaagcggatggtgcccagttatcaaaagatatagcatctgaggtcttaaagacttgaaggtaaacaagcggccatctagctcagaagcaacaaagtccacatggaagaaacacaccagcctgtgtgatcacgcggtgttgaagggatcaggttttaGGCATCAAAGatgaaataatcatatcattgtgtgctcaccttctcgatacgatcgcagaagacaaatgggtacataagcaattgtggtggagaaagctgatggtgcccggctatcaaaagatatagcatctggggtcttaaagacttgaaagtaaacaagtggccatctagctcagaagcaacaaagtcacatggaggaaacacaccagcctgtgtgatcatgacgtgtTGAAGAgctcaggtattgggcatcaagggggaaaaaaatcagatcattgggaatgagggggagtgcagattggggacccaaagcccatctgtagacaactggacatccccttacagaagggtctcagggaggagacgagctagtcagggtgcagtgtggcaacgataaaatatacaattttcctctagttcctaaatgcttcctacccgccctgcgccccccccccccacagtcatgatcccaattctaccttacaaatcaggctagaccacaggatgtacactggtacagatatgaactagaaacacagggaatccaggacagatgatcccttcaggaccaggggtaataGTGGCAACactggagggaggaaggaaggtgaggtagaaagggagaactgatgacaaggatctacatatagcctcctctctgggcgatggacaacagaaaattgggcaaatgggagacgttgggcagtggaagatatgaaaaaataataataatttataaattatcaagagttcataagggagaggggagcggggagggaggggaaaatgaggagctgataccaagggctcaaatggaaagcaaatgttttgagaatgatgatgacagcaaatgtgcttgacacaatggatggatggatggattgtgagaagtgttgtatgagcccccaataaaatta
The Tenrec ecaudatus isolate mTenEca1 chromosome 3, mTenEca1.hap1, whole genome shotgun sequence DNA segment above includes these coding regions:
- the OCIAD2 gene encoding OCIA domain-containing protein 2 codes for the protein MASVSTHGNQEKGPHLPPPSKQSLIFCPKSKLHMHRGEIAKIIKECQEESFWKRALPSSLVSMLVTQGLVHKGYLASNPRFGSLPKLALAGILGFGLGKASYIGICQSKFHSFEDQLRGAGFGPQHNRHCLLTCEECKIKRGLSEQGSSQPSAT